GACGTCGAGAGCACCGAAGGCTACGAGGCTAACTAAGCCCCGCACAGCTTTCAGCACCTCAGCGCCCCGCTTGGATCCCTATCCCGGCAGGGCGCGTTTGCGTTTTCAGACCGCCTGCATCCAGAGTCAGCCCGCCAGCCCGAATTGGTCGCAGGCTATCGCTCGAACAGTCCAATTCGTTACGCCACCAGCGGGTTTCACCCTAACGGGGGTAGGTTTCTCTCAGTTTAAATTCGGATTATTCCAAGCGAAAACGCAGGTATAAATCTAGACAATTCATGCAGGTCAAACCATGATTTCACGTCTCGCGATTGGTGACACGTGACACGTCACCTTTCGAGTTAGTGCCCTCACGCTGCACATTTGCACTGCACAAATGTCGGCAAAACTTTTAATTGAGGAGACACTTAACCCACTCGAAAGGAAACACCATGGCAACTATCATCAGTCTTGCATCATCCGCAGCATTCATCTGGGGCATCCTCGAGGTATTCACTGAGTACCAGCGCGCACCAGGTGCAGGCATCCCTTCCGCTGCACGCCGCGCAGCTTCCAAGTACGGCTTCTAATTCCTTTCGAGGAACTCCCTACTAACCCGAAAAGGATTCAACATGCTCGCTCTTGCATCATCCGCAGCATTCATCTGGGGCATCCTCGAGGTATTCACTGAATACCAGCGCGCACCAGGTGCAGGCATCCCTGCAGCTGCTCAGCGTGCAGCATCCAAGTACGGCTTTTAATCTCCTTAAAGCCAACTTGGCCGCCGCTTGAAACGGCCGGGGGATCTCACCGCCGTCAAACCTACGTGAAGGGGTTTGACGGCGGTTTCTTATTGGGAGAGAGCTTCAACCTTGCTGGTTAAGGCTAATGTCGGGGCGGTCGACTAAAGTGTGAAGACATGGCTAAAAAGCAACGTCCCATCCACACCTGTTCTGAATGTGGATATGTTTCACCCAAGTGGTTGGGTCGCTGTCCAGAGTGCGGCTCGTGGGGCACGCTGCAAGAATCAATGCCCGCTACTGCTAGCGCGAATGTTGCGGCAGCGGCAATCTCTGGGCAAGTATCTAAGGGGCTGACTCCTACTGCCCCAGCAAAGCCCATCTCACAGGTCGCAAGCACCACCACGAAAGCTCTAAAGACCGGTATCGGGGAACTCGACCGTGTGCTGGGTGATGGCATTGTTCCAGGTTCTGTGGTGTTGATGGCCGGTGAACCCGGTGTTGGTAAATCCACGCTTCTGCTTGAAGTGGCCGCACGTTGGACTCAGGCTGAAAAGGATCCGCGAACGGCATTGTATGTCACCGCTGAGGAATCAGTGGGCCAAGTTCGTACCCGTGCGGAGCGCACCAACGCCTTGCATGACACGTTGTATCTAGCAGCCGAATCAAACCTCGACATTGTCTTCGGGCATGTGGAGCAAATCAAACCCTCCCTCATCATCGTGGACTCAGTGCAGACCATGCACGCAGCCGGCGTTGAGGGCGTTGCCGGCGGTGTGGCGCAGTCCCGCGCGGTGACCGCTGCGTTGACCACACTGGCAAAGACCACCGGCATTCCCATCCTTCTGGTCGGGCATGTAACCAAGGACGGCAATGTTGCTGGCCCGCGCGTACTTGAACACCTGGTGGATGTGGTGCTCAACTTCGAAGGCGACCGCCAATCCAGTTTGCGCATGCTGCGCGGCATTAAAAACCGCTTCGGCGCTACAGATGAGGTGGGTTGTTTTGAACAAACCGCCGGCGGCATCCGGGAAGTCGCCGACCCCTCAGGGCTGTTTCTCTCCCACCGCGGCACCACTCCTGACGGCTCTGCCGTCACCGTTGCGATGGATGGCGTGCGGCCTATTCTCGCAGAAGTACAATCTTTGACCGTTGACCCAGTGGGCAAGAACCCACGCCGCGTGGTTACCGGATTGGATAATAACCGCGTGCCCATGGTGCTGGCAGTGCTGCAGGCACGTGCGAATGAGCGCACTAATGACAAAGATGCTTATGTGGCAACCGTTGGCGGCATGAAAATTACTGAGACCGCCACAGACCTAGCGGTTGCGCTAGCAACCTGGTCATCGCTGCATGAACGGCCATTGCCCTCCAAGATGGTAGTCATCGGCGAGGTCGGGCTTGCAGGCGAGCTGCGCCACGTGCCTAATATTGACCGCCGATTGAGCGAAGCCGCGCGTCTGGGTTATACCCACGCTATTGTTCCGGCCGGTGGGAAGTCCGAAGTCACCAGCATGAACATTGCCTATGCTTCCACCCTTGGCCAAGCTATTGCCATCATCAATAACTAACCCGCCTGTGCTGGGCTATTCCAGTGCACAGACGGGCTAGTTGAACAAAAGTTATGCCAAGTTAAAGGTGTATGGCTCCGAAGCATTATCACCAATGACAGTGTGCAGAAAATAAGCACCTGGTTCTACTACCGGGCGCTGGCCGCAGTCGCCGCCGCGCTCAGATGCAAGGCGGGACCAGACTGCGTCGAAGCTGCGCTTTTCGCCTGCTGGGAAGTTGTAGGTACCGGTCTGTACTGAGTCGTAGCAGTCGGTATCAGTCCACATACGCTGGTTGTCCGAGATTCGGTACACCTCAAAGCGTAGGGTTTCCTCATCCAGGTTGATGTCGCAGTCAGCACCAGTTGGGTTCACCACCGTCATACCAAAGTTTGGCTGCACGCCATTCGGGTAGGTGGTGGCATCAGAGGACGCACGGATAACCAAGTCGGAGAGCTCACAAGAATCCTTGTCCGCTAATGCTGGGTCGATGTTGCTGGAGTTGGAATCATTAGAGGATTCTTCGCTCTCACCGTCACGCGCTTGATCACGGTTAGCTTCTTCATCATTGGCCGCAGATGGCTCCGCGGATTCAGATTCAATTTCTTCTGAACCTTCGGAGCCTGCGCCCTCATCTTCTGAGTTTTCAGGCGCCGAAACCGGAGTGGACTCCGGGGCAGCCGTTTCATCATCGTTGTTGCCGCCGAATGCGCTAAATGCAATCAGCAAACCAACCACCACGACCAGAATGACAACAAACGCCGCGATGCGACGTCGCATGTAAATCTCGCGCGGCAGCTTATCGGAGGACTGGTTTGGGTTAGACACACCCTCATGTTAAGCGCTTTTGCTGCTCAGCAACACCATGCGGGCGGGCGTGTCTCAAAAGCGCCCGACCCAGGGCACAGCGTTAGTGGCCTGGATTCGGGCGCTTTAAAAAACTGGACAACGGAAGTTGTTAAACCACGCCGTGCAGAACGACTGGCTCAATGCTGCTCTCATCCAGCAGGTAGCGAGTGCCCACTACGCCGAGCTCGCCATTGATGATGCGCTGGTTCAAGTTAGGCATGCGGGCAAGAATCTGACGCACAGTGTCCTGAACGTTCTGGCGCTCATAGTCGGAGCGGTCACGCTTGCCTTCCTTCTGTGCGCGCAATGTAGACATCGCAACCTTTTCAATAATAGTGCGCTGGAAACCAGAAGGAATCTGCATGTCACCATCAACAAAGGCAGCGGTAGCGCCAATTGCACCGCAGGACTGGTGGCCCATGACCACAATCAGGTTGCAGCCTAGGTTCTCCAGCGCGTAGTCCAAAGAGCCCAGCACGGTGTTGTCGACGATGTGGCCGGCGGTACGAATGACAAAGGCATCTCCAAGGCCCATGTCAAAGACCAGCTCCACTGGAACACGGGAGTCCGAGCAGGACAGCACTACGACCTTAGGGTCTTGTCCAGAGACCAGGGAAACACGTCGGGTCTGGTCAATGTTGGGGTGTTCGGCGCGCTCTTCTACGAAACGCTGGTTGCCTTCTTTCAAGGCATCCCAGACGCTTTGGGGGTTCATATTAGTAGTTTGTTCCGTCACAATTACTGATCTTACTCCCTACTAGTACAATTACCGTGATCATGATTGATACTGCTGCGCTTCTTATTTGGTTTGACCTCAATGAACGTCCCCTTCCCTGGCGAAACAAAACTACCTCTGCCTGGGGGATTCTTATCAGTGAGGTCATGAGTCAACAGACTCCTGTGGCGCGCGTGGCACCCCAGTGGCAAGAATGGATTGAGCGCTGGCCCACCCCTGCGGACTTCGCGAAGGCAAGTAAGGCGGAGGTTCTGCGCGCCTGGGGCAAGCTGGGCTACCCGCGCCGCGCGTTGCGCCTGCATGAGTGCGCGCAGGCGATTGTTAAGCGCCATGATGGCGCAGTGCCTTCCGATGTCGATGAGCTCCTCGCGTTGCCCGGCATCGGCGCATATACCGCGCGTGCAGTGGCATGTTTTCATTTCCAGCAGAACGTACCGGTGGTTGATACCAACGTGCGTCGTGTTTGCGGCCGCGCCGTGACTGGGCAGTTCCTACAGCCTCAGCCATCCGCCAAGGAGCTTGGCCAGGTTGCTGAGGTCACCACTGGGCCGCGCTGTTCGGCGGCATTCATGGAGTTGGGCGCACTGGTGTGCACCGCGAAGTCCCCGAAGTGCGATATCTGTCCAATTAGGCGCACCTGCCAATGGCAGAAACTCGGCTGTCCACAGCCAAGCGAAGAAGACTTGAGCAAAGCAAAGAAGCGAGTTCAAAAGTTCACTGGCACTGACCGCCAGGTCCGTGGTCTGCTCATGGATGTGTTGCGCGCGGCCGATGATCCAGTGGAGAAATCACAGCTCGACGTGGTGTGGCCCGATGCCGCGCAGCGCTCCCGTGCGCTTTTCTCGCTTGTTGAAGACGGTCTCGCCGTCCAAACTGATGCCGGCAAATTCCATCTTCCGCAGTAACGCTTTCCACGGTCAGTGCTGAACGGTAAATCTCTAACCGATGAAATCGACGTTGGATTTATTTCCAGCGGCCGCGGAAGTTCAGTCCGCCAGGCAGATTGACCCACATGCCGCCGCGAGAGTTGAGGGTGACTGGTCCAATCTTCGTAGAGGTGGATGCACCCGAACCAGAGAGGTTAAGCCAGGAGTTCTTGCCCATCTTTTTGCGCTTACGAAAGTAAATTCCCATACCGAAAACCTTAGCGCAGCATGCACAGTTCAGCCATGAATTTTCATCACCACGACAACTTCGGCTGCGGAAATTGTTTTTTAACTAACCTGGTTCACTACAAACTCAACAATGAGAGGTAGCTGCTGATGAAGCAAAGCTTTTTCCCAATAATGTTTGCGCTGTCGTGGTTGCTCAACGGGGCGTTGCTTTACATAGTTCTTGATGACCCATTCCGATGGTTTTTCCCATTCCTTGGAATCATCTTGGCCTTAATCGTCGGCATTGAACTCAATCATCGAAAGAAGACCGCTGTAGGGAACTAAAACAGAAGAAAGTCGCCGTTTCAGTGTTTGTACTGAAACGGCGACTTTCTTGTATCTCCGGCAATCACCGGGAGTAGCTACTGCCAGCAGCTACTCAGGGCGACTACTGACCGGAAGGAGCGCCTGCACCAGCTGGTGGTGGGTTGTTTCCGTCGTCGTTAGAGGAGGAAACAGGCTCTTCTGGCAGAGTGTCCGGAACGATGGTGTCAGCGCCGTCGGAGTCTTCGCCGTCGTTCTCATGAACCACGGTGTCCTCCAAAGGCTCGTCGAAGGTGCCTTCTGGCAGTGGCTTCGGACGTGGGCTGAAGGTAAACGTTGCCTTGGAGTTATCCTTGGCCTCGCCATCCCAGCCTTCGACATCGACGGAGATGATCTCGCCGGCACCAATTTCGCCGTAGAGAATCTTCTCAGACAGCTGGTCTTCAATCTCACGCTGGATAGTACGACGCAGTGGACGTGCACCCAGCACTGGATCGAAGCCGCGCTTAGCCAGCAAGTCCTTCGCCTTCTGAGTCAACTCAATGCCCATGTCGCGCTCAGCAAGCTGAACCTCAACACGGCCGATGAGCAGCTCAACCATCTGAACAATCTCATCACGAGTGAGCTGGTGGAAGACCACAATCTCATCAATACGGTTCAAGAACTCAGGACGGAAGTGCTTCTTCAGCTCATCATTGACCTTGTTCTTCATGCGGTCATACTGAGCATCCGAGTCAGTCTCATTCGCAGAGGTGAAGCCCAGACCAACAGCCTTGGAAATATCTTGGGTACCAAGGTTGGAAGTGAAAATCAGAACGGTGTTCTTAAAGTCCACCACGCGACCCTGACCATCGGTCAGACGGCCATCTTCCAGGACCTGCAGCAAGGTGTTGTAAATCTCCTTGTGTGCCTTCTCAATTTCATCGAAAAGAACCACGGAGAAAGGCTTACGGCGAACCTTCTCAGTCAGCTGGCCACCTTCTTCGTAGCCAACGTATCCCGGAGGAGCACCGAACAGACGTGACGCAGTAAAGCGGTCATGGAACTCACCCATGTCGATCT
This region of Corynebacterium casei LMG S-19264 genomic DNA includes:
- a CDS encoding carbonic anhydrase, with amino-acid sequence MNPQSVWDALKEGNQRFVEERAEHPNIDQTRRVSLVSGQDPKVVVLSCSDSRVPVELVFDMGLGDAFVIRTAGHIVDNTVLGSLDYALENLGCNLIVVMGHQSCGAIGATAAFVDGDMQIPSGFQRTIIEKVAMSTLRAQKEGKRDRSDYERQNVQDTVRQILARMPNLNQRIINGELGVVGTRYLLDESSIEPVVLHGVV
- a CDS encoding DUF4236 domain-containing protein — translated: MGIYFRKRKKMGKNSWLNLSGSGASTSTKIGPVTLNSRGGMWVNLPGGLNFRGRWK
- the radA gene encoding DNA repair protein RadA, which translates into the protein MAKKQRPIHTCSECGYVSPKWLGRCPECGSWGTLQESMPATASANVAAAAISGQVSKGLTPTAPAKPISQVASTTTKALKTGIGELDRVLGDGIVPGSVVLMAGEPGVGKSTLLLEVAARWTQAEKDPRTALYVTAEESVGQVRTRAERTNALHDTLYLAAESNLDIVFGHVEQIKPSLIIVDSVQTMHAAGVEGVAGGVAQSRAVTAALTTLAKTTGIPILLVGHVTKDGNVAGPRVLEHLVDVVLNFEGDRQSSLRMLRGIKNRFGATDEVGCFEQTAGGIREVADPSGLFLSHRGTTPDGSAVTVAMDGVRPILAEVQSLTVDPVGKNPRRVVTGLDNNRVPMVLAVLQARANERTNDKDAYVATVGGMKITETATDLAVALATWSSLHERPLPSKMVVIGEVGLAGELRHVPNIDRRLSEAARLGYTHAIVPAGGKSEVTSMNIAYASTLGQAIAIINN
- a CDS encoding HhH-GPD family protein; the encoded protein is MIDTAALLIWFDLNERPLPWRNKTTSAWGILISEVMSQQTPVARVAPQWQEWIERWPTPADFAKASKAEVLRAWGKLGYPRRALRLHECAQAIVKRHDGAVPSDVDELLALPGIGAYTARAVACFHFQQNVPVVDTNVRRVCGRAVTGQFLQPQPSAKELGQVAEVTTGPRCSAAFMELGALVCTAKSPKCDICPIRRTCQWQKLGCPQPSEEDLSKAKKRVQKFTGTDRQVRGLLMDVLRAADDPVEKSQLDVVWPDAAQRSRALFSLVEDGLAVQTDAGKFHLPQ